Proteins from a single region of Methanomassiliicoccus luminyensis B10:
- a CDS encoding IS1634 family transposase, whose amino-acid sequence MFAYKLGDNFSVLQAGEWMNRTEVGEHYELPPFNVKTLYRAVETLGRNRERIVRELQDRVLKLLDLETTDILMDWTSIVYYGDMASLAKYGYSRDHRPDKKQVTLGVAQLAPPVNVPMAMTVEAGNMNDEEHFRSTYNQVRNVLDDSSLIVFDKGANDKRNLESSVLDRNDYLTSKKLNIADDKVFRSFDRNDWESIDEGVYALKRMFPSRVNYYFFSEKLKDEHLASRRRKAERLLAEARMIQDSLDDGKRLPKRFRINDPLVDVRYDYQTKLASMDEQEALRLLLDQVIDGREGCFCLTSSRDMDAEEALRIYRSKDAVEKLFHSLKSEIEVRPLRVWSDDAVYGVLLLGFIAQLMISLTRFFVAPVKSVSTKFISNSLQNLTLTVVRSEGGRKQRHYSNFDALNRAILAGFLAETDRCRPGNGAPGRFRASQNDVSNSRTQ is encoded by the coding sequence ATGTTCGCCTACAAGCTGGGCGATAACTTCAGCGTTCTTCAAGCGGGCGAATGGATGAACAGAACGGAAGTGGGAGAGCATTACGAACTGCCTCCATTCAACGTGAAGACGCTGTATCGGGCGGTGGAGACGCTCGGTCGCAACCGCGAACGCATCGTCCGCGAGCTTCAGGACCGCGTCCTGAAGCTGTTGGACCTCGAGACAACGGACATCCTCATGGACTGGACGTCCATCGTTTACTACGGCGATATGGCCTCCCTGGCGAAGTACGGCTATTCACGAGACCATCGGCCGGACAAGAAGCAGGTGACGCTGGGGGTGGCGCAGCTCGCTCCGCCGGTGAACGTTCCCATGGCCATGACCGTCGAGGCTGGCAACATGAACGACGAGGAGCACTTCCGTAGCACTTACAATCAGGTGAGGAACGTTCTGGACGACAGCTCATTGATCGTCTTCGACAAGGGAGCGAACGACAAGAGGAACCTGGAGAGCAGCGTCCTCGACCGCAACGACTACCTCACCTCGAAGAAGCTCAACATCGCCGACGACAAGGTGTTCCGGTCGTTCGACCGGAACGACTGGGAGAGCATAGACGAGGGCGTCTATGCTCTCAAGCGCATGTTCCCGTCCCGCGTCAACTACTACTTCTTCTCCGAGAAGCTCAAGGACGAGCATCTTGCTTCGAGGCGGCGCAAGGCGGAGCGCCTCCTGGCGGAGGCGCGGATGATACAGGACAGTCTGGACGACGGGAAGCGGCTGCCGAAGCGGTTCCGCATCAACGATCCCCTGGTCGATGTCCGCTACGACTACCAGACCAAGCTGGCATCGATGGACGAACAGGAGGCGCTCCGCCTCCTGCTGGACCAAGTGATCGACGGACGGGAAGGCTGCTTCTGCCTGACCTCGTCGAGGGATATGGATGCCGAGGAAGCGCTTCGCATCTACCGCTCCAAGGACGCCGTGGAGAAGCTGTTCCATTCGCTGAAGAGCGAGATCGAGGTGAGGCCGCTGAGAGTGTGGTCGGATGACGCCGTGTACGGTGTTCTTCTTCTAGGATTCATCGCTCAACTGATGATAAGTTTGACACGCTTCTTCGTCGCTCCAGTCAAGAGCGTGTCAACGAAATTCATCTCGAACTCGTTACAAAATTTGACACTAACGGTCGTTCGGAGCGAGGGCGGTCGGAAACAACGGCACTATTCCAACTTCGACGCTCTCAATCGAGCAATATTGGCAGGTTTCCTGGCGGAAACTGACCGTTGCCGCCCTGGGAACGGTGCCCCGGGGCGGTTTCGAGCATCTCAAAACGATGTGTCAAATTCTAGAACCCAGTGA